From Abiotrophia defectiva ATCC 49176:
AGTATTTTCATCATAGTCGAATTTAGTCACTAGGAGTTCTTGACGCATGCCCGCCACCTTATAGGCTTCATGGGCAGGAATGCGTTGGTCAACCCAGTCAGCATCTGCCATCAACAGCTTCCAGATTTCCCGCTTCAAACGATCAATATGACTAGGTTCATAGGCAGAGATGGCGATACTTGGAAAGGCCGTCGCTTGAACTGACTGACCTGGAGCCAAACAATCAATCTTATTGTAGACTGTTAGGACTGGCAAGTGCCCATATCCCAACTCCTTAATAATCCGTAAAACAGTCTGTTCATGCAAGGTCTGAGCGGGATCTGAGGAATCTACTACGTGCAGTAGCAAGTCCATGCCCCCAATTTCTTCCAAGGTTGACTTAAAAGCATGAATGAGTTCTGTCGGCAACTCTTCAATGAAGCCAACCGTATCCGTCAAGGTAAAGCGGTCCTCCCCCTTAAGGGGCATACGCCGAGTCAATGGGTCCAAGGTCGCAAAAAGTTGGTCTTGGACGTAGGTCTCTGACTGGGTTAACTGAGTTAGCAAGGTAGACTTGCCGGCGTTGGTATAGCCCACCAACCCGACTTGCCAGTGACCACCCTGAGCTCGCCGCGAACGAGTTCGATCACGATGGGCGGCAATATCAGCTAACTCCTCCTTAACATGGTGAATAACGCTACGAATATGGCGGCGATCACTTTCCAACTTGGTTTCACCAGGACCGCGGGTCCCAATCCCCCCACCTTGGCGAGACAAATGCTTACCTTGGCCGTAGAGTCGTGGCAGGAGATAGTTATACTGGGCCAGAGCCACCTGGAGTTTCCCCTCGCGACTTCGTGCCCGCATAGCAAAGATATCTAAAATCAGCTGAACTCGATCGATGACCTGAACCTTGAGGCTGGCTTCCAGTTGGCGGTTCATGCTAGGTGTCAGGGCATTAAGACTAATGACTAAATCTATCTCACGGGCTTCTACTAGGGCGGCAATCTCTTCTAGTTTCCCGCTCCCGACAGCCGTTCGGCCATCTAACTTAGGCAACTTCTGGGTGACTACTTCAATGACCTGACCACCTGCTGTCTCCGTTAACGAGGTCATTTCATCTAAGATTACTTGAAATTGTTCCGGGCTATATTGATCTGTCTGAACGGCCATGACTAGGACGTGTTCAGGGCCATCTTGTAAGTCTATCATAGGGTCCCTCCTTTCTCTGCTTGCTTATCTAGTAAATCTTGAACTAGGCTAGTCGCCTGGGCCAAAGCCGCCTCATAATCACTAGCATCCAGCCAGTGAGTGCCCTGGATACGATTGCGGAACCAGGTTAGTTGACGCTTGGCATAGCGCCTAGAATTTTGCTGAATAGCGGCAATAACTGCCTCACGGTCGGTCATGTCCCCTGCCAAATATGGCCACCATTCCTTGTAACCAATACCTTGTACGCTTGGCAACAACTGGCCCTTCGCTACTTGGTAGAGATGACGAACTTCTGCTTCCAATCCATGCGCCACCATGGCTTGGACTCGAGCGTTAATTCGCTCATAGAGTTGGTCACGGGGCCGGTCTAAGGCAAGAATACAGGTCTCATAACGTGCTTGGGCGTTCTCATGCTGGCTCTGGTCAGAGAATTTTTGCCCCGTCACCTGCATAACTTCTAGGGCTCGCAAGAGGCGACGATGATTTTGAATTGGAATCTTAGACGCTGCGAGTGGGTCTTGTGCTAACAACTCAGCATAGAGGACATGAGCTCCTTCCGTCTCTAGCCGTTGCTCGAGGGCTTTACGGATGAGCGGGTCATGGCTAGCCTTCCCACCGAACTCTAAATCATAAAGTAGACCTTCTAGATAAAGACCAGAGCCACCAACTAAAATTGGCAGGATACCACGTGCATGACAATCACTAATCAGGCTCTGGGCTAAAGCTTGGAACTGGCTGGCATCATAATCCTGGTCAACATCCAGAAAGTCCAAGGCATGATGGGGCACACCCTGCATCTCTTCTGGCGTGACCTTACCCGTCCCAATATCCAAACCGCGATAAAATTGTAGGCGATCACCATTAATGATTTCGCCCCCAAAGCGCTTGGCTAGGTCAATACTGAGTTGGGTTTTGCCCACCGCGGTGGGCCCTCCAATGACGATTAAGGGACCTGCTAATCTAGTCATGGCTAGTCTCCCCTTGGTCTCGCATTACAAGCGCAGCAGCTGGCGTGTCGGTCATAATGGCTTCTAAGTGTCCATCCTGGGCCAAGCTTGCATAGTGCGCCCAATCAGCCGGATCATTAACTGTCCAGAGACGGATAGGCCACTGCTTGAAATGTTCTCGTAAGACCTCATCTTGGTAGAGTTGTCGATCCAAATGTATGGCTGTCGGCTCTAGGCCCGGCAAATGCGACAGATAAGGCAAGAGGGCTTCTTCTACCAAGGCAGCAATCTTGGCCCCAGGGGCTAGCGCCTTAAGGCGTTGGAGCGTGTACCAATTAAAACTAGAATAAACAATGTCAAAATCTGGAGCTAGTTCCTCCACGGTGGCTAAAACAGCTGCTTCGATGCCAGGATAATCCTTTTGGTCAGTTTTAAGTTCTAGATTCAGCGTCCCCTTAAAATCTAAGTCTCGCAATAAGTTCAATAATTCTGGTAGACTGGGCACTCGATCTGGAGTCAGACGACCATCGGAAAAGCGCAGACGTGCGACTTGAATCTGGGCCAGGCTTAAATCGCTAACCTCACCTTGGCTATCTGTCGTTCGGTCTAATTGCTCATCATGGATTACAACGAGGGCACCGTCTGCCGTCAAGTGTAAGTCGCATTCAATACCATCTGCACCCGCTGTCACGGCATCTTGGAAGGCGGTTAAGCTGTTTTCGACAGCCTGAGCTTGATTGCCACGATGGGCATAAATCTTCAACATTGCTTAGTCCTCCTCGCCTAGTTTGGCACGATGGGTCTGCAACTGACGACGTAAATCTTGGGCCATTTGCAGGGAAGCTGGCGTTAAGACCTTACCAGACATCATGCTGGCGATGGCTTCTATACGTCCTTCCTCATTCAATGCCTGCACGCGGGTACGTGTACGCTCATTCTCAACAACTTTTTCAATGTAAAGATGTTGGTCGGCACTTGCAGCTACTTGAGCCAAATGGGTAATACAGAGCAGCTGGTGATGCTGGGCAATACCTTGCATTTTCTCAGCGATAGCTTGAGCAACGCGGCCTGATACCCCTGTATCAATCTCGTCAAAGACTAAGGTCATATCCGTCATACCTTGGCTGAAGACCCGTTTGAGGGCCAACATAAAGCGCGATAATTCCCCACCTGAAGCAATCTTAACCAGGGGCTTCATGGCTTCACCAAGGTTGGTAGTCGCATAAAATTCTACCTGGCTTAAACCTTCGGCACTTAAGCGCTGTGCATCTGGGAGCAGACTAGCTAGGCTGGCATCACTCCCCAGGCTCGTAAAGTCAACCTGGAATCGCGCATTAGCCATATACAAGTCGGCCAATTCTGCTTCAATCGCTGCCACTAAGTCCTGAGCTTCCCGGCGTCGACCTTGATCTAGGGCCTGACCAGCCGCTAGACAGTCATGATAAGCGACCGTCAAGTCCTTAACTAGACGCTCTGTATACTGTTCCTGGTGTGTGAGCTGGTAAATTTCCTCGCTAATGGCATCATAATAGGCCAATAGCTGAGCTTCATCCATGCCATATTTACGGGTCAATTGGCCCAATTGGCTGAGACGCGCTTCAAGCTCATCAATGGCTTGATCATTGTCTACTTCCTGGTTGCTGACCGCTAGTTGGTGGGCCACTTCTTCTAGTTGGTAGTAGAGATCTTGCAGTTGGGCCGCCAAGGCCGGATAGCTAGAGTCGTAGCTGGCTACTTCCTCTAAGGCTGCTTGGGCTTGGCTCAGTTGCGTCAAGGCGCTGGTGTCAGCTTCCGATAGCAAATGATTAACCGTCGCCAATGCTTGGCCAATCTTCTGACTGTTTTGTAGACGCCGACTTTCCTGTTCTAACTGGGCCATTTCCCCAGCGACTAAGTTAGCGGCTTCTAATTCTTGCAACTGAAATTCTAAGAAGCTTAAGCGTTGGCGTTTGTCACTTCCTTCTTGCTGACTGGCCAGCCAGTCCTTACGTAGCTGGTCATAGCGCTCGAAGGCAGCTTGATAAGCTTGTTTTAGCTGATATAGGCGCTCGCCCGCAAATTGGTCCAACTGACTGAGATGGAATTGCTTATTAAGCAAGGCCTGATGCTCATTTTGGCCATGAATATCGACAAGGTAATAGCCAATTTGCTTCAGTAAAGACACGTTAGCCAACTGACCATTAACCCGAACGGTATTCTTGCCTTGGCGGTTAAGCTCACGACGTATAATCAGGTCTTCTTGGTCCTCAAGCTCCAAACCAAAAACTGCTAATTGTGCTAACAGTGGTTCAGGAGCTGGCGACATAGAAAAGAGACCCTCCACTACCAGTTTATCGGCACCTTGCCGGATTAAATCGTTGGTCCCACGACTGCCCATAAGCAAGCTAAGGGCATCAATTATAATTGATTTCCCAGCCCCAGTCTCCCCTGCTAGAACGGTCATTCCCATCTCTAAATCCAGGGTCACATGGTCGATAATGGCAAAATTTTCAATGTTGAGACTCCGTAACATAATCGGGCCTCCTTTCTTGTCTAAACTCTTTTATTCAAAGGTTGTATGTGCGGCTTCCACCACACCGGCTAAATCCACCTGCTGCCAAGAGTCATTGGCTAGGTCTTGGTCGTTAGTCAGATAGGCCAAAAATTCGATATTGCCTTCGCCACCGGTAATAGGCGAGAAGGTCAAATCACGTAGACGATAGCCTAAGCCACAGGCATAAGACAGGATTTCCTTGAGGACATCTAAGTGTACCGCTGGATCCTTCACGATTCCCTTCTTACCCACGCGCTCCTTACCGGCCTCAAATTGCGGCTTAATTAGCATGAGGACAGTGCCTCTTGGCGCTAGAATAGGCACCAGAGGTGGCAGAATTAAACGTAGGGAGATAAAGGAGACGTCGATAGAAGCCACACTTGGTTGTCCTTCTTGGAATTGGTCAGGTTGAGCATAGCGGAAGTTCTCCCGCTCCATGACAATGACTCGTGGATCCTGGCGCAAGGAGTAGGCTAGTTGGTTGTAGCCGACATCTAAAGCATAGGACTTGGCTGCACCAAATTGGAGTGCTGCATCCGTGAAGCCCCCTGTCGAGGCCCCAATATCTAGGAGAATCTGGTCAGTCATATCAATGTCAAAGACCTTGATGGCTTTTTCTAACTTAAGGCCGCCTCGACTGACATAAGGTAGCGTCTTGCCCTTAATGTGGAATACTTTGGAGGCATCCACTTTCTCACCGGGCTTGTCATAACGTTGGTTCTGGCTGTCATAGATTTGCCCTGCCATAATCAAGCGACGTGCTTGTTCGCGCGATTCGGTCAGACCACTCTGAACAACCAGTTTATCAATGCGTTCCTTTTTCATAGCTGCTCCTTTTACTTAGCAGAGTGTAGGGTTAAATAATCCAAGATTCCTCCCAGAATCTGATAAGGGCGGCCGCTCTCTTTAGCTAAATCCTCTAAAATTTGGCTAGCTGCGCTAACCTCTACTGCCAAGGCATCCTTGGCTCCTTGGAGACCCAAAAGACTTGGATAGGTAGATTTGGTTAGGGCTTGATCCGACTGAGTGACTTTACCTGTCACTTCTTGACTTCCTAAAACATCCATTAAGTCATTGTGAATCTGATAGGCTAAACCAAAATGACGACCAAACTGACGCAGGGCTTGGCAAGTGCTCGCATCCGCCCCACCGATAATAGCCCCTGCCTCTAAAGCAAAACGGAATAGGGCACCTGTCTTCTGATCATGAATCTGCTTCAAGCCCTGGTAGTCAACCGGCGTCTGTTCTGCTTCAATATCCCCTACTTGGCCAGCCACCATGCCCCAAGAACCCGCTGCTTGACTGAGTTGGTCAATCAGGGCTAGCTTGGTCCGGTCATCCAAGAGGTCATCTGAAACCAGAACTTGGAAGGCGTCTGTTAAGAGGGCATCCCCAGCCAAAATAGCCAGACCCTCGCCAAAGCGCTTATGGTTGGTGGCTTGCCCTCGACGTAGGTCATCGTTATCCATGGCCGGTAAATCGTCGTGAATCAGAGAATAGGTGTGAATATACTCCAGGGCGATGGCTGTCTTAAGGCCACATTTGACTAGGTCTTCTGATTGAATAGCCAAAACCGCCAAGAGCATGACTGGACGCAGGCGCTTGCCCCCATTTTTGAGGGAGTAGCGCATGGCTTCAATCAGACGAGGAGGTGTTAAGTGATAACGTGTCTGTTGGTCCAGGCTCCGTTCGAAAAGCTGACGCAGGGTATCAAGTTCTAAGAAGTTCATTGGACATCCTCATCTAGGACAAAATCGCCCTCTTCTGCCATCATGTTGGCGACTGTTTCTTGAGCATCATGGAGGGTCTTTTGGCAGTATTGGGTTAATTCTACCCCCTGCTTAAAGGCATCCAGAGCTTGGGTTAGAGGCAATTCGCCTCGTTCAAGTTGTTGTACAATGGTATCTAATTCAGCTAGAGCTGCTTCGAAACTCTCAGGCTTTTTCTTTTTTGTTGCCATGTTTTTTTCCTTTCTGAGCGCTAATGGTTTGAACTTGAGCGGTGGCTTGACCATCTTGTAAGGTTACATCGATGACCTGACCAACTTGAAGTTGCTGGACTGATTTCACCGCTTCTTGCTTGTCTTCGATAATGGCATAACCTCGCGCCAGAATCTTGAGCGGGCTATAGGCCTCTAGGAGCTGGCTATAACGAGCCAACTCTCCTTGATAATGTTGACTGGTCTGAGCCATAGCCCGTTGCAACTGATGACGTAGGCGGGCTAGCCTCTCTCCTTCCAGATGCAAACGACCGCTTGGCCCCTGGGCTTTAAGACGAGTGGATAGGAGAGCCAGGCCTTGAGCCTGCCCCTGCAGATAAGACGACTGAGCACGTAACAAACGCTCCTTGATGAGGTCCACTTGCTGCATATAGGCTTGGTAAAGCCGCTCGGGTTCCCGGAAAATATAGACTTCCTGATAACGACGGAGTTGGGTTTGCTTATGTTGAATCCGGCTTAGCATGG
This genomic window contains:
- the recN gene encoding DNA repair protein RecN, with product MLRSLNIENFAIIDHVTLDLEMGMTVLAGETGAGKSIIIDALSLLMGSRGTNDLIRQGADKLVVEGLFSMSPAPEPLLAQLAVFGLELEDQEDLIIRRELNRQGKNTVRVNGQLANVSLLKQIGYYLVDIHGQNEHQALLNKQFHLSQLDQFAGERLYQLKQAYQAAFERYDQLRKDWLASQQEGSDKRQRLSFLEFQLQELEAANLVAGEMAQLEQESRRLQNSQKIGQALATVNHLLSEADTSALTQLSQAQAALEEVASYDSSYPALAAQLQDLYYQLEEVAHQLAVSNQEVDNDQAIDELEARLSQLGQLTRKYGMDEAQLLAYYDAISEEIYQLTHQEQYTERLVKDLTVAYHDCLAAGQALDQGRRREAQDLVAAIEAELADLYMANARFQVDFTSLGSDASLASLLPDAQRLSAEGLSQVEFYATTNLGEAMKPLVKIASGGELSRFMLALKRVFSQGMTDMTLVFDEIDTGVSGRVAQAIAEKMQGIAQHHQLLCITHLAQVAASADQHLYIEKVVENERTRTRVQALNEEGRIEAIASMMSGKVLTPASLQMAQDLRRQLQTHRAKLGEED
- the xseB gene encoding exodeoxyribonuclease VII small subunit, translated to MATKKKKPESFEAALAELDTIVQQLERGELPLTQALDAFKQGVELTQYCQKTLHDAQETVANMMAEEGDFVLDEDVQ
- the miaA gene encoding tRNA (adenosine(37)-N6)-dimethylallyltransferase MiaA produces the protein MTRLAGPLIVIGGPTAVGKTQLSIDLAKRFGGEIINGDRLQFYRGLDIGTGKVTPEEMQGVPHHALDFLDVDQDYDASQFQALAQSLISDCHARGILPILVGGSGLYLEGLLYDLEFGGKASHDPLIRKALEQRLETEGAHVLYAELLAQDPLAASKIPIQNHRRLLRALEVMQVTGQKFSDQSQHENAQARYETCILALDRPRDQLYERINARVQAMVAHGLEAEVRHLYQVAKGQLLPSVQGIGYKEWWPYLAGDMTDREAVIAAIQQNSRRYAKRQLTWFRNRIQGTHWLDASDYEAALAQATSLVQDLLDKQAEKGGTL
- a CDS encoding TlyA family RNA methyltransferase — encoded protein: MKKERIDKLVVQSGLTESREQARRLIMAGQIYDSQNQRYDKPGEKVDASKVFHIKGKTLPYVSRGGLKLEKAIKVFDIDMTDQILLDIGASTGGFTDAALQFGAAKSYALDVGYNQLAYSLRQDPRVIVMERENFRYAQPDQFQEGQPSVASIDVSFISLRLILPPLVPILAPRGTVLMLIKPQFEAGKERVGKKGIVKDPAVHLDVLKEILSYACGLGYRLRDLTFSPITGGEGNIEFLAYLTNDQDLANDSWQQVDLAGVVEAAHTTFE
- a CDS encoding glycerophosphodiester phosphodiesterase, with translation MLKIYAHRGNQAQAVENSLTAFQDAVTAGADGIECDLHLTADGALVVIHDEQLDRTTDSQGEVSDLSLAQIQVARLRFSDGRLTPDRVPSLPELLNLLRDLDFKGTLNLELKTDQKDYPGIEAAVLATVEELAPDFDIVYSSFNWYTLQRLKALAPGAKIAALVEEALLPYLSHLPGLEPTAIHLDRQLYQDEVLREHFKQWPIRLWTVNDPADWAHYASLAQDGHLEAIMTDTPAAALVMRDQGETSHD
- the hflX gene encoding GTPase HflX — encoded protein: MIDLQDGPEHVLVMAVQTDQYSPEQFQVILDEMTSLTETAGGQVIEVVTQKLPKLDGRTAVGSGKLEEIAALVEAREIDLVISLNALTPSMNRQLEASLKVQVIDRVQLILDIFAMRARSREGKLQVALAQYNYLLPRLYGQGKHLSRQGGGIGTRGPGETKLESDRRHIRSVIHHVKEELADIAAHRDRTRSRRAQGGHWQVGLVGYTNAGKSTLLTQLTQSETYVQDQLFATLDPLTRRMPLKGEDRFTLTDTVGFIEELPTELIHAFKSTLEEIGGMDLLLHVVDSSDPAQTLHEQTVLRIIKELGYGHLPVLTVYNKIDCLAPGQSVQATAFPSIAISAYEPSHIDRLKREIWKLLMADADWVDQRIPAHEAYKVAGMRQELLVTKFDYDENTGDYHLQGYRRRQQDREEETH
- a CDS encoding polyprenyl synthetase family protein gives rise to the protein MNFLELDTLRQLFERSLDQQTRYHLTPPRLIEAMRYSLKNGGKRLRPVMLLAVLAIQSEDLVKCGLKTAIALEYIHTYSLIHDDLPAMDNDDLRRGQATNHKRFGEGLAILAGDALLTDAFQVLVSDDLLDDRTKLALIDQLSQAAGSWGMVAGQVGDIEAEQTPVDYQGLKQIHDQKTGALFRFALEAGAIIGGADASTCQALRQFGRHFGLAYQIHNDLMDVLGSQEVTGKVTQSDQALTKSTYPSLLGLQGAKDALAVEVSAASQILEDLAKESGRPYQILGGILDYLTLHSAK